A single region of the Raphanus sativus cultivar WK10039 chromosome 1, ASM80110v3, whole genome shotgun sequence genome encodes:
- the LOC108850751 gene encoding cytochrome c-type biogenesis CcmH-like mitochondrial protein — protein MEKRDEDLKKAQMLDARARNISHNVRCTECGSQSIEDSQADIAILLRQLIRDEIGAGKTDKEIYSKLEDEFGETVLYAPKFDMQTAALWLTPVLIAGGTAAGLVYSKHRQRTNVHIMALDLIRGVSLTPKERVTILDLLIPPPPPPQGVVSRLRRWLNLR, from the exons ATGGAGAAAAGAGATGAGGATCTGAAGAAGGCTCAGATGCTGGACGCTCGAGCCAGAAACATCAGCCACAACGTTCGCTGCACTGAGTGTGGGAGTCAGTCCATCGAAGACTCACAGGCAGATATTGCTATTCTCCTCAGACAG CTGATCCGCGATGAAATAGGAGCTGGCAAAACAGACAAAGAGATCTACAGTAAGCTCGAGGATGAGTTTGGGGAGACTGTGCTTTATGCTCCAAAATTTGATATGCAGACAGCGGCATTGTGGTTAACTCCG GTTCTGATTGCTGGAGGTACTGCTGCAGGGCTGGTTTATAGTAAGCACAGGCAAAGGACAAACGTACACATCATGGCGCTGGACCTTATTAGAGGTGTTTCATTGACTCCAAAAGAGAGAGTTACCATTCTCGATCTTCTTATTCCACCTCCCCCTCCTCCCCAAGGAGTGGTTTCCCGGTTGAGGAGATGGCTTAACCTCCGTTAG
- the LOC108850724 gene encoding protein SAWADEE HOMEODOMAIN HOMOLOG 1, with amino-acid sequence MDAPEDSSHYFTDFTLAEIVDMETLFKELGDQSLLKDFCQTVASSFSCSVNRKGKSSITWKQVQGWFQGRLEKENQPKSKTVPSSPLQIVDLSNLGGGGSVRIPETVTCGGERLKGKASDVSDLAFEAKSARDDAWYDVASFMTYRYLRTGELEVRVRFSGFDNRHDEWVNVNTSVRERSIPVVPSECGRVKVGDLLLCFQEREDEALYCDAHVVNIKRGVHDHRSCNCVFFVRYEFDGTEEPLGVECICRRPEE; translated from the exons ATGGATGCTCCCGAAGATTCCTCCCACTATTTCACCGATTTCACCTTGGCCGAG ATTGTAGACATGGAGACTCTGTTCAAGGAGCTCGGTGATCAATCTCTCCTCAAAGACTTCTGTCAAACGGTTGCCTCCTCTTTTAG TTGCTCAGTGAATCGGAAGGGAAAATCATCAATAACATGGAAACAA GTACAGGGTTGGTTTCAGGGGAGGCTAGAGAAGGAAAACCAACCCAAGTCCAAGACTGTGCCATCTTCCCCTTTGCAGATTGTTGACTTATCAAATCTCGGTGGTGGTGGTTCTGTCAGAATCCCTGAAACTGTTACATGTggtggtgaaagactgaaag GTAAGGCCTCTGATGTGTCTGATCTCGCTTTTGAGGCTAAATCTGCAAGGGATGACGCGTG GTATGACGTGGCTTCGTTCATGACTTATAGATATCTTCGCACTGGTGAACTG GAAGTGCGTGTCCGGTTTTCTGGGTTCGACAACCGACACGATGAGTGGGTGAACGTGAACACGTCAGTGCGTGAGCGGTCTATTCCTGTAGTACCATCAGAGTGTGGGAGAGTGAAGGTTGGAGACTTGCTTCTGTGCTTCCAG GAGAGGGAGGATGAAGCACTGTACTGTGATGCTCATGTTGTGAACATCAAGAGAGGGGTTCATGATCACAGGAGTTGTAACTGCGTGTTCTTTGTTCGCTACGAGTTTGACGGTACAGAG GAACCGCTGGGAGTAGAATGTATTTGCCGTCGTCCTGAAGAGTGA